From Oncorhynchus tshawytscha isolate Ot180627B linkage group LG11, Otsh_v2.0, whole genome shotgun sequence, the proteins below share one genomic window:
- the sstr1a gene encoding somatostatin receptor type 1, translating into MLPNSSFRNLTLEDGFFLTNNSSGNDTYSESQGSAILISFIYSVVCLVGLCGNSMVIYVIFRYAKMKTATNIYILNLAIADELLMLSVPFLVTSSLLHHWPFGSLLCRLVLSVDAINMFTSIYCLTVLSIDRYIAVVHPIKASRYRRPTIAKIVNFGVWMFSILVILPIIIFSTTVPNLDGSVACNIQMPKPVNQWMAVFVVYAFLMGFLFPVIAICMCYILIIAKMRVVALKAGWQQRKKSERKITLMVMMVVTVFVVCWMPFHIVQLVNVFVKHHNATLMQLAVILGYANSCANPILYGFLSDNFKRSFQRILCLRWMDNATEEPIDYYATALKSRGYSVDEFQPDNMECDSTYRNGTCTSRTTTL; encoded by the coding sequence ATGCTCCCCAACAGCTCTTTCAGGAATCTAACCCTGGAGGACGGTTTTTTCCTAACGAACAACTCGTCTGGGAACGACACGTACAGCGAGTCTCAAGGCAGCGCAATCCTCATCTCCTTCATTTACTCGGTTGTCTGTTTGGTCGGACTGTGCGGGAACTCTATGGTTATCTATGTCATTTTCAGATATGCCAAAATGAAAACTGCAACAAATATCTACATTCTGAATCTGGCCATAGCGGACGAGTTACTTATGCTGAGTGTCCCTTTCTTGGTGACATCTTCACTCCTTCACCACTGGCCTTTCGGCTCCCTTCTTTGCCGCCTTGTTCTAAGTGTTGATGCTATTAATATGTTTACCAGTATTTACTGCTTAACTGTACTTAGCATAGACCGATATATCGCGGTTGTGCACCCCATCAAAGCCTCCCGGTACAGGAGACCCACAATAGCTAAAATAGTCAACTTTGGGGTTTGGATGTTTTCTATCCTGGTCATTTTGCCCATTATTATATTTTCCACGACCGTTCCAAACTTGGACGGTTCGGTCGCTTGCAACATTCAGATGCCAAAGCCAGTGAACCAGTGGATGGCTGTGTTTGTGGTCTATGCCTTTCTCATGGGCTTTCTGTTCCCAGTCATTGCTATCTGTATGTGTTACATCCTCATCATCGCCAAGATGAGAGTGGTGGCACTGAAGGCAGGTTGGCAGCAGCGTAAGAAGTCGGAGAGAAAGATCActctgatggtgatgatggtggtgaccGTGTTTGTCGTCTGTTGGATGCCCTTTCACATTGTACAGCTCGTTAATGTCTTCGTGAAGCACCATAACGCAACACTCATGCAACTCGCAGTGATTCTGGGATACGCAAATAGCTGCGCCAACCCTATACTGTACGGATTTTTATCAGACAATTTCAAACGTTCGTTCCAAAGAATTTTGTGCCTGCGCTGGATGGACAATGCAACGGAAGAACCAATAGATTACTATGCCACGGCTCTGAAAAGTCGTGGTTACAGTGTGGATgaatttcaaccggacaatatgGAATGTGATAGCACGTATAGAAATGGAACCTGTACTTCTAGGACAACGACACTGTAG
- the clec14a gene encoding C-type lectin domain family 14 member A: MRNTTVRSMVQAGRMEYYWICLWSVLGVGLCVPVAKPYYLHHHPLNFDKASEACQPGSFLTKVASMEEASKILKEISETLSKERTFQFWVGLMKGKGSCVKHDAPLNGFKWTVDNSSDTELDQWKYLPKPTCTGIYCVFLSGEFNGTEIVNWGFVSSTCKTEYPFICKQRNGEVPIMKQCLTPHIPDARLLRPDPKDHNKLNLDCGFGKMFELTCSATTLTWERDDGSDIRGICASCKAGYMTDGSGNCVDIDECRDRPCKDQCVNTEGSFLCKCNDKNGNLQDEGSMACNELPAATIAPEGSDNHLVQDYTPTSKPAIQEKPFLASLPDQHTTTSPTDDIAIADKSGDQAYIFIPVLIAVMALVVLLVVVLSIVKCCLRRRSQKLAMKNAEKMAMKRAESSKEKYSLENANEKEAT, from the coding sequence ATGAGAAACACTACCGTCAGATCGATGGTGCAAGCAGGGAGAATGGAGTACTATTGGATATGCCTGTGGAGTGTCTTGGGGGTAGGTTTGTGCGTTCCTGTTGCTAAACCCTATTACCTTCATCATCATCCTCTCAACTTTGACAAAGCTTCAGAAGCCTGTCAGCCTGGCAGTTTCCTAACTAAAGTGGCCAGTATGGAGGAAGCCTCGAAGATTTTGAAAGAAATCTCGGAAACACTATCCAAAGAACGTACATTTCAGTTCTGGGTTGGCTTGATGAAAGGAAAGGGGTCATGCGTGAAACATGACGCACCTCTGAATGGTTTCAAGTGGACGGTGGATAACAGCAGCGACACAGAACTGGATCAGTGGAAGTATTTGCCCAAACCAACCTGCACGGGTATATACTGTGTATTTCTCTCTGGTGAGTTTAATGGAACTGAGATTGTGAACTGGGGATTTGTTTCCAGTACCTGTAAGACAGAGTATCCATTCATTTGTAAACAACGTAATGGAGAGGTACCTATCATGAAGCAGTGTCTTACCCCACACATACCAGATGCCCGATTACTCAGGCCAGACCCAAAGGATCATAATAAACTGAATCTGGATTGTGGGTTTGGGAAAATGTTTGAACTGACTTGCTCTGCAACGACTCTAACATGGGAACGTGATGATGGATCGGATATACGTGGCATTTGTGCTTCATGCAAAGCAGGTTATATGACAGATGGGTCTGGAAACTGTGTGGACATTGACGAATGCAGAGATCGGCCCTGTAAAGACCAGTGTGTCAACACTGAGGGTTCTTTCCTCTGTAAATGCAATGATAAAAATGGAAATCTTCAAGATGAGGGCTCAATGGCATGCAACGAACTACCAGCAGCTACCATTGCTCCTGAAGGTAGTGACAACCATTTGGTCCAAGACTATACCCCAACTTCTAAGCCAGCAATTCAGGAGAAGCCTTTTCTCGCCTCTCTGCCGGACCAACACACTACAACTTCCCCTACAGACGACATTGCGATAGCAGACAAGAGTGGAGACCAAGCCTACATTTTCATACCTGTGCTGATAGCAGTGATGGCCTTGGTCGTTCTGTTAGTCGTGGTGTTATCTATTGTTAAGTGCTGCCTCAGGAGGCGATCACAGAAACTGGCCATGAAAAATGCAGAGAAAATGGCAATGAAGAGGGCGGAGTCCTCCAAGGAAAAATACTCCCTGGAAAACGCAAATGAGAAGGAGGCAACTTAA